In the genome of Bradyrhizobium sp. CIAT3101, one region contains:
- a CDS encoding transporter: MAEPAMLVSATSDVAPVIPGLVWAFRLHGDGSAEALPIDQPIEFSHDGRLWLHFNLTDGRVRPWIAASQLPPLARDLLLSSDTFQQLHVIDHCVYGVFSDLVRDIDAATEETAFLRFAMTEHLLVSGRHQALCSADATRRVLEGGYRVDNVAHLLEKIVDEVADTLDRMADKLGQEIDGIEERILADEAKPEMRRTLGRLRRTCVRLHRQLTGLRVLFHRLDQKNTDHLSPGLRIQAGKLAQRLDGLDHDIVELRERSRLLEEELRFKNEEESNRHLHTLSIVTTLLLPPTLITGIFGMNTKGLPLTDVDEGFLWAAALMVSSIGLAYLFMRRTGIFKK; encoded by the coding sequence ATGGCCGAGCCGGCAATGCTTGTCAGCGCGACATCGGATGTCGCGCCTGTCATTCCTGGACTGGTATGGGCGTTTCGTTTGCATGGCGACGGCAGCGCCGAGGCGCTGCCGATCGACCAGCCGATCGAGTTCAGCCATGATGGCCGGCTCTGGCTGCATTTCAATTTGACAGATGGTCGCGTGCGGCCGTGGATCGCAGCATCACAGCTGCCGCCGCTGGCGCGCGATCTCTTGCTGTCGAGCGACACGTTCCAGCAGCTTCACGTCATCGACCATTGCGTCTACGGCGTGTTCTCCGATCTGGTTCGCGACATCGATGCTGCAACGGAAGAGACCGCGTTCCTGCGCTTCGCCATGACCGAGCATCTCCTGGTCTCCGGCCGTCACCAGGCGCTTTGCTCGGCGGATGCGACGCGCCGCGTGCTCGAAGGCGGCTACCGCGTCGACAACGTCGCCCATCTCCTGGAAAAGATCGTCGACGAGGTCGCCGACACGCTCGATCGGATGGCCGACAAGCTCGGCCAGGAAATCGACGGCATCGAGGAACGCATCCTCGCCGATGAAGCCAAGCCGGAGATGCGCCGCACGCTCGGGCGCTTGCGCCGGACCTGCGTGCGGCTGCATCGTCAGCTCACCGGCCTGCGCGTACTGTTCCACCGGCTCGACCAGAAGAACACCGATCATCTGTCGCCGGGGCTTCGTATTCAGGCCGGCAAGCTCGCCCAGCGGCTCGACGGGCTCGACCACGACATCGTCGAGCTGCGCGAGCGCAGCCGCCTGCTCGAGGAGGAGCTGCGCTTCAAGAACGAGGAGGAGAGCAATCGCCACCTCCACACGCTCTCGATCGTGACGACGCTGCTGCTGCCGCCGACGCTGATCACCGGCATCTTCGGCATGAACACCAAGGGCCTGCCGCTCACCGACGTGGACGAGGGTTTTCTCTGGGCGGCGGCGCTGATGGTGAGCTCGATCGGCCTTGCCTATCTGTTCATGCGTCGCACGGGCATTTTCAAGAAGTAG
- a CDS encoding acetoacetate decarboxylase, with product MRREDVLRLPSMPAAGPSYPAGPYRFVNREFLVITYETDPDLIRAGLPEPLEPIDQPIVHYEWIKMPDSSGFGSYTESGLVIPARLHGEEVNFVSQMYLDDDPPIAAGREIWGFPKKYAHPKLEIVKDTLTGTLEYAGQLVAMGTMGYKHESMAGNGDLTRATLSKTQINLKMIPGVDGHLEVCQLVAINLIDIVPKGSWMGPGRLHLVPHVNAPVADFPVRRCIGAHHYIADLTLPFGRVVHDYIKEAQAATGLAAE from the coding sequence ATGCGCAGGGAAGACGTGCTGAGGCTTCCGTCCATGCCGGCCGCCGGGCCGAGCTATCCGGCCGGCCCGTACCGCTTCGTCAACCGCGAATTCCTGGTGATCACCTACGAGACCGACCCGGACCTGATCCGTGCCGGCCTGCCTGAGCCGCTGGAGCCGATCGACCAGCCGATCGTACACTACGAATGGATCAAGATGCCGGACTCCTCCGGCTTCGGCAGCTACACCGAATCCGGCCTCGTGATCCCGGCGCGGCTGCACGGCGAGGAGGTCAACTTCGTCTCGCAGATGTATCTCGACGATGATCCGCCGATTGCGGCGGGCCGCGAGATCTGGGGCTTCCCGAAGAAGTACGCCCACCCGAAACTCGAGATCGTCAAGGATACACTGACGGGCACGCTTGAATATGCCGGCCAGCTCGTCGCCATGGGCACGATGGGCTACAAGCACGAGAGCATGGCCGGCAACGGCGATCTCACCCGCGCCACGCTGTCGAAGACGCAAATCAATTTGAAGATGATCCCCGGCGTCGACGGCCATCTCGAGGTCTGCCAGCTCGTCGCGATCAACCTGATCGACATCGTGCCGAAGGGGTCCTGGATGGGTCCCGGCCGGCTGCATCTGGTGCCGCACGTCAACGCGCCGGTTGCGGATTTCCCGGTCCGCCGCTGCATCGGCGCGCATCACTACATCGCCGACCTGACACTGCCGTTCGGCCGCGTCGTGCACGATTACATCAAGGAAGCCCAGGCCGCGACGGGGCTCGCCGCGGAATAG
- a CDS encoding patatin-like phospholipase family protein has translation MHQPPARGWRPERCDRVALVLQGGGALGAYQAGVYQALHEAGIEPDWVTGVSIGAINSSIIAGNKPEKRLEALRIFWERITNRKIWHYTPDGDIFRQWRNLYSSWMTSAMGQPGFFTPHQVNPWFSPVGAKTATSYYDTAALKATLLELVDFDLINEKKIRFAVGAVNVLSGNFIYFDNAHDEIEPEHIMASGALPPALPMVRIGTDHFWDGGIVSNTPLQHLLDQEDAINSLVFQVDLFSARGVLPRSIQDVMARHKDIMYSSRTRHNTDVYRRTHNLKVLLYKALAKIPDEQLSDEDRQLKSSLRRMPEIAILHLIYQQKAYEGDAKDHEFSGTSMREHWTSGYEDTKRTLKRRDWIKMPDEGMGLVVHDVHRETESA, from the coding sequence ATCCATCAGCCGCCCGCGCGGGGCTGGCGGCCCGAACGCTGCGATCGCGTCGCGCTGGTCCTGCAGGGCGGCGGCGCGCTCGGCGCCTACCAGGCCGGCGTCTACCAGGCGCTGCACGAGGCCGGCATCGAGCCCGACTGGGTCACCGGCGTCTCGATCGGCGCGATCAACTCGTCCATCATCGCCGGCAACAAACCGGAGAAGCGGCTCGAAGCGCTGCGCATCTTCTGGGAGCGCATCACCAACCGCAAGATCTGGCACTACACGCCGGACGGCGACATCTTCCGCCAGTGGCGCAACCTCTACAGCTCCTGGATGACATCGGCGATGGGCCAGCCCGGCTTCTTCACGCCGCACCAGGTCAATCCCTGGTTCAGCCCGGTCGGCGCCAAGACCGCGACCAGCTACTACGACACGGCCGCGTTGAAGGCGACCTTGCTCGAGCTCGTCGATTTCGACCTCATCAACGAAAAGAAGATCCGCTTCGCAGTCGGCGCGGTGAACGTGCTCTCCGGCAACTTCATCTATTTCGACAACGCCCATGACGAGATCGAGCCGGAGCACATCATGGCCTCCGGCGCCCTGCCCCCGGCGCTGCCGATGGTGCGGATCGGCACCGATCATTTCTGGGACGGCGGCATCGTCTCCAACACGCCGCTGCAGCACCTGCTCGACCAGGAGGACGCGATCAATTCGCTGGTGTTCCAGGTCGACCTGTTCAGCGCGCGCGGTGTGCTGCCGCGCTCGATCCAGGACGTGATGGCCCGCCACAAGGACATCATGTATTCCTCGCGCACCCGCCATAACACCGACGTCTATCGGCGCACGCATAATCTCAAGGTGCTGCTCTACAAGGCCTTGGCGAAGATCCCGGACGAGCAGCTCTCCGACGAGGACCGCCAGCTGAAATCGAGCCTGCGCCGGATGCCGGAGATCGCGATCCTGCACCTGATCTACCAGCAGAAAGCCTACGAGGGCGATGCCAAGGACCACGAATTCTCGGGCACCTCGATGCGCGAGCACTGGACAAGCGGCTACGAGGACACCAAGCGCACGCTGAAGCGCCGCGACTGGATCAAGATGCCCGACGAAGGCATGGGGCTCGTCGTGCACGACGTGCACCGGGAGACGGAGAGCGCCTGA
- a CDS encoding aldehyde dehydrogenase family protein gives MIQVVQAFDRKEITELASDDAAALDAKFETARKLLADRKAWLKTHQRIAILHKLADLVAEKRQDFGILIAREGGKPLTDALIETDRAIDGIRSAADFLRTRAGVEIPMGLTPASDGRRAWTIKEPIGIVAAISAFNHPLNLIVHQVAPAIATGCPVIVKPAGTTPLCCVELVKLVHKAGMPEGWVQTFLPEDQSLPEKFATDPRVAFLSFIGSARVGWHLRSVITPGARCALEHGGVAPLIIDRSADLEKIIEPVVKGGYYHAGQVCVSVQRIYVHSSLQREFIDRMAARVEALKVGDPTRPETEVGPLITPREVERVEGWIAEATSRGTRQIGGGRLSETTLKPSILVSPPRDAKVSTLEVFGPVTCVYPFDRIDDAIAEANSLPVSFQSAIFTRDLATALDAAERLDAAAVMINDHTAFRTDWMPFAGRRVSGHGVGGIPYTMHEMTAEKMIVFK, from the coding sequence ATGATTCAAGTCGTACAGGCCTTCGACCGAAAAGAGATCACCGAGCTCGCCAGTGACGACGCTGCCGCATTGGACGCGAAGTTCGAGACCGCGCGAAAGCTGCTCGCGGACCGAAAGGCCTGGCTGAAAACCCATCAGCGGATCGCCATCCTCCACAAGCTCGCCGATCTCGTTGCCGAGAAGCGGCAGGATTTCGGCATCCTGATCGCACGGGAGGGCGGAAAGCCGCTCACGGACGCATTGATCGAGACCGACCGGGCGATCGACGGCATCCGCTCTGCGGCGGATTTTCTGCGAACCCGCGCCGGGGTCGAGATCCCCATGGGCCTGACGCCCGCAAGCGACGGCCGCCGGGCCTGGACCATCAAGGAGCCGATCGGCATCGTCGCGGCAATCTCCGCCTTCAATCATCCCCTCAACCTGATCGTTCACCAGGTCGCGCCGGCGATTGCGACCGGTTGCCCGGTGATCGTGAAGCCTGCGGGCACGACGCCGCTGTGCTGCGTGGAACTGGTGAAGCTTGTTCACAAGGCCGGCATGCCCGAAGGCTGGGTCCAGACGTTCCTCCCGGAAGATCAAAGCCTTCCGGAAAAATTTGCAACCGACCCGCGCGTCGCCTTCCTTAGCTTTATCGGATCGGCGCGTGTCGGCTGGCACCTGCGATCGGTCATCACACCCGGTGCGCGCTGCGCGCTGGAGCACGGCGGCGTCGCTCCCCTGATCATCGACCGCAGCGCCGATCTCGAGAAGATCATCGAGCCGGTCGTCAAGGGCGGATATTACCACGCCGGCCAGGTCTGCGTATCGGTCCAGCGGATCTATGTGCACTCATCGCTTCAGAGGGAATTCATCGACAGGATGGCCGCAAGGGTCGAGGCCCTGAAGGTGGGAGATCCGACGCGTCCCGAGACCGAGGTCGGACCGCTGATCACACCGCGGGAGGTCGAGCGTGTCGAAGGTTGGATCGCAGAGGCCACCTCTCGCGGAACGCGCCAGATCGGCGGCGGACGGCTGAGCGAGACGACCCTCAAGCCATCGATTCTCGTCTCGCCACCGCGCGACGCAAAAGTCTCCACCCTGGAAGTCTTCGGGCCGGTGACCTGCGTCTATCCGTTCGATCGCATCGACGATGCGATCGCAGAAGCCAATTCACTTCCGGTCTCGTTCCAGTCCGCGATCTTCACGCGCGATCTCGCCACGGCCCTCGATGCGGCGGAGCGCCTCGATGCGGCGGCAGTGATGATCAACGATCACACGGCCTTCCGCACCGACTGGATGCCCTTCGCGGGTCGTCGCGTATCGGGCCACGGCGTTGGAGGCATCCCTTATACGATGCACGAGATGACCGCGGAGAAGATGATCGTGTTCAAGTGA
- a CDS encoding alpha/beta fold hydrolase translates to MNIDLDQAEFRAAHFGTGCACWPRRWLRPTRGTCKTVPDRGRGRREEGGMYLRRRTVASLHVAAVALTVLASASCTLRPLQGVLIPSSEAVEATSRVPILIGTTRTRSGSDPGEMFSREQSGEMAFAEVTVSIPPDGSRTVGEIQWPLSPPGDPRKEFVTASAGYLDRAGFNAAMTNAVKARHLNKAMVFVHGFNNRFDDAVYRYAQFVHDGRIPVIPILFSWPSQGAGNLGSYEYDRKVAGQSGAALAALVDSVNANPAIKEITFVCHSMGCLVTLAALRNRAQHGGPPSKLKNVALVAPDIGFDEFISQISAAGPRRPRIGLFLSQDDVALKISRSLAGGTARLGEFNPQDEPYRSALAQQKIAVFDLTHLGGDDAHSRAFEDVTSVMGMIRQRLAQGQQLGEDASRMASR, encoded by the coding sequence GTGAACATTGATCTGGATCAAGCGGAATTCCGCGCAGCCCATTTTGGTACAGGTTGCGCCTGCTGGCCACGTCGATGGTTGAGACCGACGAGAGGAACGTGCAAAACTGTTCCTGATCGTGGAAGGGGACGCCGGGAGGAGGGCGGGATGTATCTGCGGCGCCGTACAGTTGCGTCTTTGCATGTCGCTGCTGTCGCGTTGACGGTTCTGGCCTCCGCCTCCTGCACGTTGCGCCCCCTGCAAGGCGTGCTGATCCCGAGTAGCGAGGCCGTTGAAGCAACCTCCCGAGTCCCGATCCTGATCGGAACAACGCGCACGCGATCCGGCAGCGATCCCGGCGAGATGTTCAGCCGCGAGCAGTCCGGCGAGATGGCGTTCGCAGAAGTGACCGTGTCGATTCCGCCGGACGGATCGCGCACGGTGGGTGAAATCCAGTGGCCGCTCTCGCCCCCCGGCGATCCGCGCAAGGAGTTCGTCACGGCATCGGCGGGCTATCTGGATCGCGCCGGATTCAACGCTGCCATGACCAACGCGGTAAAGGCCAGGCATCTCAACAAGGCGATGGTCTTCGTTCACGGCTTCAACAACCGTTTTGACGACGCGGTGTACCGCTACGCCCAGTTCGTTCATGACGGCCGGATTCCCGTCATTCCCATCCTGTTTTCGTGGCCATCGCAGGGCGCCGGAAACCTCGGCTCCTACGAATACGACCGCAAGGTCGCGGGACAATCGGGTGCGGCGCTGGCAGCACTGGTCGACAGCGTGAACGCCAATCCGGCGATCAAGGAGATCACGTTCGTCTGCCACTCCATGGGCTGCCTGGTGACGCTCGCTGCGCTGCGGAACAGGGCACAGCACGGTGGACCGCCCTCGAAGCTGAAGAATGTCGCGCTTGTCGCGCCCGACATCGGCTTTGACGAGTTCATCAGCCAGATCAGTGCGGCGGGACCGCGGCGTCCCCGCATCGGGCTGTTCCTGTCTCAGGATGATGTCGCTCTGAAAATATCGAGGTCCCTTGCCGGAGGCACAGCCCGTCTCGGCGAATTCAATCCGCAGGACGAGCCGTACAGAAGCGCGCTTGCGCAGCAGAAGATCGCGGTGTTCGACCTGACGCACCTGGGCGGCGATGACGCGCACTCCAGAGCCTTCGAGGACGTGACCTCCGTCATGGGAATGATCAGGCAGAGGCTCGCCCAGGGCCAGCAGCTCGGCGAGGACGCGTCGCGAATGGCCTCGCGCTAG
- a CDS encoding EF-hand domain-containing protein, with the protein MDQLFRLADKNRDGFLSASEFPVIRRAERSFAQAELGYFDDNGDGKVSRSELVDKPSRFIGQYDANADCKVTAAELKGGSSPPSDGGGRRGRGGGGPGGAGGLGPKF; encoded by the coding sequence ATGGACCAGCTGTTCCGGCTGGCCGACAAGAACCGCGACGGCTTTCTGAGCGCGTCGGAATTCCCCGTCATCCGACGCGCCGAGCGGAGCTTCGCCCAGGCGGAGCTCGGCTATTTCGACGACAATGGCGACGGCAAGGTGAGCCGCTCCGAGCTCGTGGACAAGCCAAGCCGCTTCATCGGCCAATACGACGCGAACGCGGACTGCAAGGTCACGGCTGCCGAACTGAAAGGCGGCTCATCGCCGCCGTCTGACGGCGGCGGACGGCGCGGGCGCGGCGGTGGCGGGCCGGGCGGGGCGGGAGGCCTGGGGCCGAAGTTCTAG